The DNA window CGCACCTCTGATCAAACTCGATGGAGAGTATGACATGATCTATTGCAAGGAGATGGAAACCTACCGCCGATGGGAACGCATGTCGGCAAAGCAGCGTGAGAGACATTCTCTTCCTGAAGAAATGAAGATGCCTAAGCGAAAATGCCATGTAGTGGTTGATTCCACCGTAGAGGCTCTTATCGGAGCTTTGCGCGACAATCCGCGCGGAGTGCTGATTTACAAGGATGAGATAGACAGCCTCCTCTCCAATTTCAACCGCTATAATGGTTCAGACGAGGGCTACTTTCTCAGTCTGTTCAGCGGTACGCCTTTCAAGTACAGCCGAAAGTCAAACAACGAGCATATCTTTCTCGCCAATCCCTATTGTTCTATTATTGGCACTACACAGCCCGGTTGTCTGGGCGAACAGTTCGGCGGCAAGCGAATGATGAATGGCTTTTCATCCCGATTCCTGAAAGTCTATCCCGAAATTGACAAGATGTCGTCGTGGAACGACACCGCCATGCCTGACAGCGTTCTTGAAGAATGGGAGCGAATTATCCGAAAGGTGGTAGCTGCTACTCCTTCAACAGACCAAGAGGGAAAAGCAACCTCAATAGAGCTACTGCTTTCCCAAGAGTCGAAGCTCCGCATAATTCAGTGGAAAGACGAGGTCAATAACAAGGTCTATGCTGAAACGGATTCGGATGCTGTCAGGGCGTTGTGCGGCAAACTGGAAACTTATCTCGTCCGCTTCTGTCTGGTCATACAGATTATGCACGGCATCTGTGGAGAATCGGGCATGGATGAAATTGAACCGGGAACCGCCGAACTCGCCATTAAGCTCACCGAATATTTCAGAAACATGGAGAGCCGGATTGCACCGGAGATTGAACCCGGCATCCTCGACAACCGGTTCACCGAGTTACTCGGAAACCTCAGGGATTCGTTCACCACAGCCGAGGCAGTCAGGGAAGCCCTGCAACTCGGAATCTCGGAATCTTCGGTCAAGAGATTCCTAAGAGACGGAGGCCGAGGATTCGTGAAGAAAAAGTCACACGGTTGCTATCGCAAAATATGACGCTTGAGCTGACACTATGAACTTTTGACATTATGACATTTTCGACCGAGGTCGAACTGACTGAGATACCCCGGTTGCTCACGCCTGATTTGGAGTATAAACCTTGCTTTGCAAGATATGCCGCTTGTGTCCACAACGGCTATCCCGCCTCCCCCGAGGTGAGGGTCAATCCCGCTCGAAACTCGCAGTCTTTTATCTAATGATACATTGTCCGTGAACGATGATAGACTGAAAAATGGATGATGATAAACTGAAAATATGCGATTGATAGATTATTAATATCGCATTTATCATGAACCGTGATACTTCGGTTTATCGGTCATCGTCACATTGGATAATCGATACATTGGATAATCGATACATTGGATAATATGATAATGAGCCATTGGACAATAAGTCATCGGGTAATGGAGCATTGGATAATCAGACAATCGAGTCACTAAGATATTATATCATCAAGGTATCAGTTCATCAAATCATCAAGCAATCATTATACCAAGTCATATAGTCTTCATTGTATCAGATATTCAATCAACCAATCTATCAAACCATAATATCTTAAAAAGTTAATCTCTATGCCCGATAAAAAATCCATTACTATAAAAATACGTGTCGATTCGCAGACCCACACAAAAATGCAGTCAGGAGCCGACAGATATACCGACGGTAATCTCAGCGCGTTTGTCCGATGCGCTACTCTCAAATACAACGAGGAGCCAGTCACTGACCACGACAATCCCCGTATGATTGCTTTGATCAAGTCCGCTATCAAGCTCATCGAAAGAACCGGCACCAACACCAATCAGGTTGCGAAGCACATCAACGAGCAGCAGAAAATGAATCCTTACTCGTTGCGGGCGGCAGATCTTCTTCCCTTCGGTCAGTTTTGCGAGGGTACAGATAAAATCCGACAGATGCTGACATACCTCTATAACATGATAATTTCAGGAAAATGATAGTCAAGAAGCTCAACGATGTGTCCGGCGGCGGTTTCCCCGGCGCTCGATATAACGAGAAAAAGATTGCTGATGGTGTGGCAACCCTTATGGCGATGGAGAACGTCAGCGAGGCGTTGCGTCACAATGTCGAGACGCTGCACCGCTTCGGCCTTGATGCCTCGGCTGAAGTCGAGAGGTATATGAAAGAAAACTCTAAGACCTACGGCAATACAAAGACAACACGTTTCCAGTTCCATGTGTCGGCCTCAGTGAAAGGACGCGCCATGTCGCCGGAAGAGCTTACCGACTTTGCGCGTGAGCTTATGGTGGGTATGGGCTATGCCCGTCAGCCGTATTTCATTTACGCCCATCATGATACCGGCAATAATCATGTGCATATTCTCTCGACGAGAATAAAGCCTAACGGTTATGCCATACCTGACCATCAGGACAGGCGCAGGCTTAACGAGTGCGCCAACCGCATACTATCTCCTGACATCAAAAAAGATATTGACCGGATTCTCTGTTACGACTATGAAACGGAGGGTCAGTTTGCCAATATCGTCAAGACTCACGGCTACAAGATAGAGAAATCGCTCGACGGCTACCGACTGTTCAAGTGTGGAGGCGACGCCGGGAATATCGCCATCGGTGACATCCTCAATCGAATCACCAGGAACAGCCCGAAGCGAAAAGACCGCGCTACACAGCTCCGCTCCATAATCCGGAAATACAAGAGCGAGATAGCCGAGGGAAAATGTCAAAGTGTCGATAATGTCAAAGTGTCAAAAGGTAAGAATCGAAAGCCGGTAAAAGCAAAGCTGAACACCGACATCCGCAAAATACTTGACAACCACGGCAAGCCGTTGAGCGAGGAGAACTGCCAGCGCATACAGACTCTCATTGATGTTCTCAAGACAAAGTTTGGCATAGACATCAGTTTCCAGAAGGACAAGGACGGCAGGGTGAGAGGCTACAGTATAATCGACCATGCCGAAAAGATTGCCTTCGACGGCAGCAAGGTGATGAAACTGTCGGAGCTTATTGATTTCGCCATCAAACCACAAAGGAAACCATCGCCGCTTGACGTGTACCGCGACCTGTTCACTGTCGAGGTGGGCAAAGACAGCAGAGGAAACTATATGCTCATCAAGTACAACCATCCGCGATAGCATATTGACGAACTCCGAAAGAGAGTTGTATCTTTGTCGACAAAAAGAATCATGGGTTATAACAAGTCTTTGTCCGATGTCTATTCAGAGACATGGACGCGTTACAAGAATCAATGCGAGACAGACGGCTATATCGCATTGAACCGTTTCTGTGCCGGTACCGGCGTCAACGTCCAGCGGCTTTATGAGTGGCTTCGGCGCCGCAAAATCAGCATAAGCGATTATCAACGCAGTCTGCCGGAGAGACCGGATTCGTCGCGGGAAGGTGGCGGGCCGTTATTCCGGGAGGTTAAGGTTCCCGGTATTCAGGTTGCGGATGAGAGCCGGGATGTCGGTGCCACCAGTGTCGTGCGTGACGTGCACATCGAACTCGGTTGGGGCCGAGGCGTGAGTCTGGGAGAGATAAGCGCGGAGGGGCTGGCGCTTCTGGTGGATGTCATGACACGCAGGAGTGATGTGGAGTCTTGAGGCGGATATGCGGCTCTGGGTATGCCGGCAG is part of the Duncaniella dubosii genome and encodes:
- a CDS encoding DUF3987 domain-containing protein yields the protein MYRTFNNINRQRRAAEAGCGLYEDDDTSLFGASQSVNKDAVDYSFPLEIFPKAIRDIIEALEEYENYNVDFSSASFLTVFAAAMGNTWSVRFMTGWISRPIIYMVLVGSPSCGKTPPLQQAVAPLIKLDGEYDMIYCKEMETYRRWERMSAKQRERHSLPEEMKMPKRKCHVVVDSTVEALIGALRDNPRGVLIYKDEIDSLLSNFNRYNGSDEGYFLSLFSGTPFKYSRKSNNEHIFLANPYCSIIGTTQPGCLGEQFGGKRMMNGFSSRFLKVYPEIDKMSSWNDTAMPDSVLEEWERIIRKVVAATPSTDQEGKATSIELLLSQESKLRIIQWKDEVNNKVYAETDSDAVRALCGKLETYLVRFCLVIQIMHGICGESGMDEIEPGTAELAIKLTEYFRNMESRIAPEIEPGILDNRFTELLGNLRDSFTTAEAVREALQLGISESSVKRFLRDGGRGFVKKKSHGCYRKI
- a CDS encoding relaxase/mobilization nuclease domain-containing protein, with the protein product MIVKKLNDVSGGGFPGARYNEKKIADGVATLMAMENVSEALRHNVETLHRFGLDASAEVERYMKENSKTYGNTKTTRFQFHVSASVKGRAMSPEELTDFARELMVGMGYARQPYFIYAHHDTGNNHVHILSTRIKPNGYAIPDHQDRRRLNECANRILSPDIKKDIDRILCYDYETEGQFANIVKTHGYKIEKSLDGYRLFKCGGDAGNIAIGDILNRITRNSPKRKDRATQLRSIIRKYKSEIAEGKCQSVDNVKVSKGKNRKPVKAKLNTDIRKILDNHGKPLSEENCQRIQTLIDVLKTKFGIDISFQKDKDGRVRGYSIIDHAEKIAFDGSKVMKLSELIDFAIKPQRKPSPLDVYRDLFTVEVGKDSRGNYMLIKYNHPR